Proteins co-encoded in one Cricetulus griseus strain 17A/GY chromosome 1 unlocalized genomic scaffold, alternate assembly CriGri-PICRH-1.0 chr1_1, whole genome shotgun sequence genomic window:
- the Gnpda2 gene encoding glucosamine-6-phosphate isomerase 2 isoform X3 produces the protein MTWPVNGQPSTSAIVSLSSNLEKTGSTPLGCYKKLIEYHKRGDLSFKYVKTFNMDEYVGLPRNHPESYHSYMWNNFFKHVDIDPNNAHILDGNAEDLQAECDAFEEKIKEAGGIDLFVGGIGPDGHIAFNEPGSSLVSRTRLKTLAMDTILANAKYFDGDLSKVPTMALTVGVGTVMDAREVMILITGAHKAFALYKAIEEGINHMWTVSAFQQHPRTIFVCDEDATLELKVKTVKYFKGLMHVNNKLVEPLYSMKEGN, from the exons ATGACTTGGCCAGTGAATGGGCAGCCAAGTACATCTGCAATTGTATCGTTAAGTTCAAACCTGGAAAAGACAG ggAGCACACCATTAGGATGTTATAAAAAATTAATAGAGTACCACAAAAGGGGAGACCTTTCATTTAAGTATGTGAAGACTTTTAACATGGATGAGTATGTAG GACTTCCAAGAAATCATCCTGAAAGCTACCATTCTTATATGTGGAATAACTTTTTTAAGCATGTTGATATAGATCCTAACAATGCTCACATCCTTGATGGGAACGCTGAAGATTTGCAGGCAGAATGCGATGcatttgaggaaaaaataaaagaagctggAGGAATAGACCTTTTTGTTGGAG GAATAGGTCCAGATGGTCATATTGCTTTCAATGAGCCAGGATCCAGTTTAGTATCAAGAACAAGATTAAAGACTCTAGCTATGGACACCATTTTGGCAAATGCTAAATATTTTGATGGAGACTTATCAAAAGTGCCAACCATGGCTCTAACTGTTGGTGTGGGGACAGTGATGGATGCTAGGGAG GTGATGATCCTCATAACAGGTGCACACAAGGCATTTGCCCTGTATAAAGCCATTGAGGAAGGAATTAATCACATGTGGACCGTTTCAGCTTTTCAGCAGCATCCCCGAACAATTTTTGTATGTGATGAAGATGCTACTTTAGAATTAAAAGTTAAAACTGTGAAATACTTTAAAG gttTAATGCATGTGAACAATAAACTCGTGGAGCCACTGTACAGTAtgaaagaaggaaactga
- the Gnpda2 gene encoding glucosamine-6-phosphate isomerase 2 isoform X2, whose amino-acid sequence MRLVILDNYDLASEWAAKYICNCIVKFKPGKDRYFSLGLPTGSTPLGCYKKLIEYHKRGDLSFKYVKTFNMDEYVGLPRNHPESYHSYMWNNFFKHVDIDPNNAHILDGNAEDLQAECDAFEEKIKEAGGIDLFVGGPDGHIAFNEPGSSLVSRTRLKTLAMDTILANAKYFDGDLSKVPTMALTVGVGTVMDAREVMILITGAHKAFALYKAIEEGINHMWTVSAFQQHPRTIFVCDEDATLELKVKTVKYFKGLMHVNNKLVEPLYSMKEGN is encoded by the exons ATGAGGCTTGTAATTCTTGATAACTATGACTTGGCCAGTGAATGGGCAGCCAAGTACATCTGCAATTGTATCGTTAAGTTCAAACCTGGAAAAGACAGGTATTTTTCACTGGGCTTACCAACAG ggAGCACACCATTAGGATGTTATAAAAAATTAATAGAGTACCACAAAAGGGGAGACCTTTCATTTAAGTATGTGAAGACTTTTAACATGGATGAGTATGTAG GACTTCCAAGAAATCATCCTGAAAGCTACCATTCTTATATGTGGAATAACTTTTTTAAGCATGTTGATATAGATCCTAACAATGCTCACATCCTTGATGGGAACGCTGAAGATTTGCAGGCAGAATGCGATGcatttgaggaaaaaataaaagaagctggAGGAATAGACCTTTTTGTTGGAG GTCCAGATGGTCATATTGCTTTCAATGAGCCAGGATCCAGTTTAGTATCAAGAACAAGATTAAAGACTCTAGCTATGGACACCATTTTGGCAAATGCTAAATATTTTGATGGAGACTTATCAAAAGTGCCAACCATGGCTCTAACTGTTGGTGTGGGGACAGTGATGGATGCTAGGGAG GTGATGATCCTCATAACAGGTGCACACAAGGCATTTGCCCTGTATAAAGCCATTGAGGAAGGAATTAATCACATGTGGACCGTTTCAGCTTTTCAGCAGCATCCCCGAACAATTTTTGTATGTGATGAAGATGCTACTTTAGAATTAAAAGTTAAAACTGTGAAATACTTTAAAG gttTAATGCATGTGAACAATAAACTCGTGGAGCCACTGTACAGTAtgaaagaaggaaactga
- the Gnpda2 gene encoding glucosamine-6-phosphate isomerase 2 isoform X1 has protein sequence MRLVILDNYDLASEWAAKYICNCIVKFKPGKDRYFSLGLPTGSTPLGCYKKLIEYHKRGDLSFKYVKTFNMDEYVGLPRNHPESYHSYMWNNFFKHVDIDPNNAHILDGNAEDLQAECDAFEEKIKEAGGIDLFVGGIGPDGHIAFNEPGSSLVSRTRLKTLAMDTILANAKYFDGDLSKVPTMALTVGVGTVMDAREVMILITGAHKAFALYKAIEEGINHMWTVSAFQQHPRTIFVCDEDATLELKVKTVKYFKGLMHVNNKLVEPLYSMKEGN, from the exons ATGAGGCTTGTAATTCTTGATAACTATGACTTGGCCAGTGAATGGGCAGCCAAGTACATCTGCAATTGTATCGTTAAGTTCAAACCTGGAAAAGACAGGTATTTTTCACTGGGCTTACCAACAG ggAGCACACCATTAGGATGTTATAAAAAATTAATAGAGTACCACAAAAGGGGAGACCTTTCATTTAAGTATGTGAAGACTTTTAACATGGATGAGTATGTAG GACTTCCAAGAAATCATCCTGAAAGCTACCATTCTTATATGTGGAATAACTTTTTTAAGCATGTTGATATAGATCCTAACAATGCTCACATCCTTGATGGGAACGCTGAAGATTTGCAGGCAGAATGCGATGcatttgaggaaaaaataaaagaagctggAGGAATAGACCTTTTTGTTGGAG GAATAGGTCCAGATGGTCATATTGCTTTCAATGAGCCAGGATCCAGTTTAGTATCAAGAACAAGATTAAAGACTCTAGCTATGGACACCATTTTGGCAAATGCTAAATATTTTGATGGAGACTTATCAAAAGTGCCAACCATGGCTCTAACTGTTGGTGTGGGGACAGTGATGGATGCTAGGGAG GTGATGATCCTCATAACAGGTGCACACAAGGCATTTGCCCTGTATAAAGCCATTGAGGAAGGAATTAATCACATGTGGACCGTTTCAGCTTTTCAGCAGCATCCCCGAACAATTTTTGTATGTGATGAAGATGCTACTTTAGAATTAAAAGTTAAAACTGTGAAATACTTTAAAG gttTAATGCATGTGAACAATAAACTCGTGGAGCCACTGTACAGTAtgaaagaaggaaactga
- the Gnpda2 gene encoding glucosamine-6-phosphate isomerase 2 isoform X4, whose product MDEYVGLPRNHPESYHSYMWNNFFKHVDIDPNNAHILDGNAEDLQAECDAFEEKIKEAGGIDLFVGGIGPDGHIAFNEPGSSLVSRTRLKTLAMDTILANAKYFDGDLSKVPTMALTVGVGTVMDAREVMILITGAHKAFALYKAIEEGINHMWTVSAFQQHPRTIFVCDEDATLELKVKTVKYFKGLMHVNNKLVEPLYSMKEGN is encoded by the exons ATGGATGAGTATGTAG GACTTCCAAGAAATCATCCTGAAAGCTACCATTCTTATATGTGGAATAACTTTTTTAAGCATGTTGATATAGATCCTAACAATGCTCACATCCTTGATGGGAACGCTGAAGATTTGCAGGCAGAATGCGATGcatttgaggaaaaaataaaagaagctggAGGAATAGACCTTTTTGTTGGAG GAATAGGTCCAGATGGTCATATTGCTTTCAATGAGCCAGGATCCAGTTTAGTATCAAGAACAAGATTAAAGACTCTAGCTATGGACACCATTTTGGCAAATGCTAAATATTTTGATGGAGACTTATCAAAAGTGCCAACCATGGCTCTAACTGTTGGTGTGGGGACAGTGATGGATGCTAGGGAG GTGATGATCCTCATAACAGGTGCACACAAGGCATTTGCCCTGTATAAAGCCATTGAGGAAGGAATTAATCACATGTGGACCGTTTCAGCTTTTCAGCAGCATCCCCGAACAATTTTTGTATGTGATGAAGATGCTACTTTAGAATTAAAAGTTAAAACTGTGAAATACTTTAAAG gttTAATGCATGTGAACAATAAACTCGTGGAGCCACTGTACAGTAtgaaagaaggaaactga